A segment of the Deltaproteobacteria bacterium genome:
GGTGGCCAAGGCCCTCTTATTTTCCAGCGGCTTTCACGTCCTAACAGTACTTTTTCTGGTTTTGACTGGAATTGTTGCTGGGCGAGGCATTGTTTATTGGCTGGGCACCTTAGCGGTCGCCGCGGTCTTGTTTTGGGAGCACAAGATTGTTACGCCGAATGATCTTTCGCGCATCAATCGCGCGTTCTTTGATCTCAACGCCTATGTCAGCCTGGGTTATCTGCTCGCCACTCTCGGAGATGTGCTTCTGTGACCCCCGTCGGATATAGGGCGTGAGCTCGGGTCTGTTCGCCACGCTGGTGGGCCTCGCGGGACTGGCCGGCTTCGGTGCCGGATTCATCGGCCTTGGCGGCGGCATTCTTTTGTTTCCGCTCTTGCTCTATCTGCCTCCTTACCTGGGCTTAGAGGCGATCGATGCCAAGACAGTCGCGGCGTTGGTTATTTCACAGGTTTTCTTTGCTGGACTGATTGGCGGGGTTGCCCACTGGCGCAAAGGTCGCGTCCACAAGAAACTGGCCGGCATCGGCGCGGTGGCTTCGGCGATTGGCTCATTCAGCGGCGGCGTGGCCTCGAAATGGGTTTCCGAGTGGCACCTGCTGCTGCTCTTCGGCATCATCACGATTGTTGCCGGTGCAGTGATGTTCTTGCCCGGTCCAACGGCTGCCCAGGAACAGGCTGAGATCAATGAAATTCCGATTCCGGTCATGTCGCTGGCCGTTATTTCGCTGGCCGTTGGAGCGGTTGTGGGTCTGCTTGGAGCGGGAAATTTTCTCTTCGTGCCGCTTTTGATCTTCGTGTTGAAGATCCCGACTCGGGTCACCATCGGCAGCGCCCTTGTCATTCACGTCTTGAACGGTTTTACCGGCTTTCTCGGCAAGCTCATCACCGGCCAAGTGCCGTTTCTAATGACTATTGCGGTGATCATTGGCGCTGGCCTCGGGGCGATTCTTGGCGAGAAGAGCCATAGCAAAGTCTCGCCACAAGCTTTGCGCTACGCTTATGCGGCGATTATCGTGATCGTGGCGGCGCGCATTTGGACCACCCTGCTCTGGCCCTAGCCCGAATTATTCATGCGACGGGGAAAACCC
Coding sequences within it:
- a CDS encoding sulfite exporter TauE/SafE family protein gives rise to the protein MSSGLFATLVGLAGLAGFGAGFIGLGGGILLFPLLLYLPPYLGLEAIDAKTVAALVISQVFFAGLIGGVAHWRKGRVHKKLAGIGAVASAIGSFSGGVASKWVSEWHLLLLFGIITIVAGAVMFLPGPTAAQEQAEINEIPIPVMSLAVISLAVGAVVGLLGAGNFLFVPLLIFVLKIPTRVTIGSALVIHVLNGFTGFLGKLITGQVPFLMTIAVIIGAGLGAILGEKSHSKVSPQALRYAYAAIIVIVAARIWTTLLWP